The genomic stretch CTTTGATCTCCACTCGCTAGAACCTTTTGAAATTCTGCTTCTGCTTCATCATATTTTCCAAGTCCCATAGCAGCTATACCTTTTAAATAGTTTACACTACTTTCATCTTGAACAAGAGATAAATATTGTTCCATTTCATCATATTTCTTTTGTTCTAATAATGTTGACATTAAACTTGATATAACTTCTGTATTTGTATATTGATTTAAATAAGTTTTATAAATTTGTTCTGCTCTTTCAGGGTCTCCAGCCTTATAGTAAGCATCCCCTGTGTATAAATATACATCTTTTTTAAACTCTGTATCACTAGAATATAGTTCATTATATTGGTTAAATCTAATTCTTAAGTCTTCCATATCTAGCATTTGACTATCTAAAAGTATTACTCTAAATAAATTTTCTTTATCTGGTGAAACTGCAAAAAGTCTACCATAGTAATCTTTTGCTAACTTATAGTTACCAACTTGATATGCAGAGTTTGCAATTATTCTTATTATATTATCTGTATCAACTTGGCTAACAACAACTTTTCTTATAATTTCTCTATCTCTTATAATTTCATCAAAATTCTTTAATTTATAATTTATTGCAAATATATGATAGATTGATTGGTTATAATAATCACTATTCTTTAATGATTGGAATTTTTTTAAAGCTTCCTCATACTTTCCATTTTTATATAGTGAATATGCCTCACCATAGATAAGTTTTGGATTATTTTTATCATTACTTTGACCATAATAGTCTAAGGCCTTATTATAATTTTCCTTTGTTACATATAAGTCACCTATCATAGTCATTGCTGTATTATATTCTTTTGTACCTTTTATTTTATTTAAATAAAAAGTCACTTTTCCTTCATCTTTTCTATTACTATAAATTTCTATTAGATACAGTGCTGCTTTTCTTGAATATTCAGTTGAAGGTTCTATATTAGCTAATTCTTCAAAACGACTTATAGCATCATCTGTATTTCCTTTTCTATAAAGTGCTGAAGCTCTTAAATATGAAACCATTTCTTTATTTTCTTTAGGCATTTCCTTTGAATATTCAGATAACCAATATATTGCTTTATCGTAATCTTTTAAATTATAGTAAACTATACCCAAGCCCATCATAGATTCCTTATAATTTTCATATTTATTATCAATAATTTCTTTATATGCTTTTAAAGCAGCTTCATTATTTTCCTTAGCCAAGAAATTTTGTGCTACAGCAAAAAATGTTTTTTGAAATACCTTTTTGTCTTTAATTTCTTTCACATAAAACATAGCTGAATCTGAATTATTTAGTAGTGCATTAGCTCTTGCTAAATAAGAAGCATATTCATCTTTTTGAGACTGTTTTTCTTCCATCATAAATAATTTTTTAAATATTTCTTCTGCTTTTTTATAATTTTTTTCTAAGAAGTAAATTTTTGCAACCTTATCTCTCATACTCTTTTGATGTTTTGATTCAGGATATTTTTGTAAAAATTTTTCTGACTCAACCAAAGCAGCTTTGAAGTTTCTTTCTTTATACAAATTATCAACTGCTTTAAAATCTTCTGATTCTCCCGCAAAAACTATACTGTAACTAGCTAAAAGTGATATTATCAAATATTTTCTCATAACACTCTCCTATAAATTTATTTCATCTAAAATTTTATAAATATCATCCATAACAACTGTTGTATTAATACAAGGTTCAGCTTTTATTTTATTAAATACACCATAAACTAGAAATGGTTCTGCATCTTTTATTCCACTTATTAAATCTCTTTTACAAGCTACTGCAATTATTAAGTGAGGTCTTATTTCCTTAACATATTTTCTTGCAAGTGTACCACCAGTTGCTATTTTTATTTCCACATTTGAATATTTTTTTTGTATATCCACAAAATTATAGACTACACATTTTCCACAAACTCTACAATTATTGATATCAGATGTTATTTTATATTCACAATCATAGAGTTGGATACAATGAGGTAAAAGTATCAAAATTTTACCATTTAATTTCTTTTTTATCCTTTTTAATACATAATCATTATTTATTTCTAAAAATTTTCTAGAAAAATAATCATTCAATTTTTGTTTTTTAAATTTTGTTGTGATAATGAAAGCTATATATAGCAAAGACTTCAAAAGACTTATATAAAATTTTCTCACCTTATTCTCCTCAAAAAATTTGTTCAAAAAAATTATAACATATTAAGTCTATTATTACAATTTTTAGATTAATTATTCACCTTAGACTTTAAAAAATGTTTAAAAGTTTGTTTAATTTTTTTACAAAAAATAGGAGCTATTATAATAGCCCCTATGATATATCAAAATTATTAAAATTTTTAATAGTTTCCTGTATATTTTTAATTATAGATGATGATTTTTCTGAGATATCATCTGAATTCTTATTTATTCTTGATAACTCTTTTTCATCAATTTTATAATTTATTTTTAAAGTTTCAGAAATTTTATTTAAAATATTTTTAAAAGAAGAATTTTTATTTTTAATTTTATTTTCTTCATCAATTTCTAATTGTTTATGAAATTCATCTATAATATTTTTATAAAATTCATTGGCAGATATTCCAATATTTTGGTAATAAATAAAATTAGACATCTTGGATGATATTTTATATAAGAAATTAGCAATATATTCTATTCTTTCATAAGGTAGGATTTTTACTTTTCTCAATGCCTCTATATATTTTTCTTCATTGATTCCTAATTCCCTAGCATAAACTCTAAATTTTTCTTCATCTGGCTTTTCTGTTAAAACTTGTCCACAAAGAAAACATCCAACCTGTACATCTCCCATAATAATTGGACTTGCAAAATCTATTAATCCTGCATGACAAGGATAAATAATTGGTTTTTTATTAATTTGAGCCTTGCATCCACCATAAGCATCAAAAAATTGACATTTTTTTAAACCTAGCTCACAACCTCTCACATGATTTATACAAAAATCTGTAAAATTACTTGGTCTAGTTAAAGGAACTCCATTTACATCTGTTATAATACTTGCAATTCCAAATTCCTCGGCAAATCTATCTTGTAAAGTCTGAAAAAATTCTATATCTAAAAAATTACTGGTACTCACTTTAAATTTCATTTTAATCACCTTTTATTTTAAAATATATCCAAATCCCCTTTTTGAAATAAGATTATCATTTAAGAAAGGTAACTTCTTTCTTAATCTTTTCAAACATTGGTCAACAGCCTTATCACTTATATCTAGATTTTCTTTCCAAACATTATCTAAAATATTTACTCTTGTTAAAAGAAGTCCTCTATTTATAATAAAATAATGTAAAAGTTCAAATTCATTTTTAGATAAGTCTATAAATTCATCATTATATACCATAGTCTTATTAGATAAAAATAGTTTAATATTTTCATAAATAATAACCTCTTTATTTTGAGGTAATCTCTTTATAAATTTTCTTAATCTTATAAGTAATTCTTGTTCATCAAAAGGCTTTTTGATATAGTCATCACAACCTAATTCAAGGTTTTTATTTACACTTTCTTGTGAAGTATCAGCTGTGAGAGCTATAATAAAAGGTTTTCCATAAAGCTCTGGAAATTTTCTTACCTGTTCACAGATATAGGTTCCATTTCCATCAGGCAAAGATAAATCAAGTAAAATTATATCAAAAATATCTTTTTTTACTGAACTTATTCCTTCTTTTATACTATTAGCTTCAAAGATTTTTATATCACTTTCATTTGAAAGTATAAGCCTTATTAAATCTACTGTTTCTTCTGAATC from Fusobacterium hwasookii encodes the following:
- a CDS encoding tetratricopeptide repeat protein, which produces MRKYLIISLLASYSIVFAGESEDFKAVDNLYKERNFKAALVESEKFLQKYPESKHQKSMRDKVAKIYFLEKNYKKAEEIFKKLFMMEEKQSQKDEYASYLARANALLNNSDSAMFYVKEIKDKKVFQKTFFAVAQNFLAKENNEAALKAYKEIIDNKYENYKESMMGLGIVYYNLKDYDKAIYWLSEYSKEMPKENKEMVSYLRASALYRKGNTDDAISRFEELANIEPSTEYSRKAALYLIEIYSNRKDEGKVTFYLNKIKGTKEYNTAMTMIGDLYVTKENYNKALDYYGQSNDKNNPKLIYGEAYSLYKNGKYEEALKKFQSLKNSDYYNQSIYHIFAINYKLKNFDEIIRDREIIRKVVVSQVDTDNIIRIIANSAYQVGNYKLAKDYYGRLFAVSPDKENLFRVILLDSQMLDMEDLRIRFNQYNELYSSDTEFKKDVYLYTGDAYYKAGDPERAEQIYKTYLNQYTNTEVISSLMSTLLEQKKYDEMEQYLSLVQDESSVNYLKGIAAMGLGKYDEAEAEFQKVLASGDQSLSTKVYLNRVRNYFLAERYNEAVQAGEQYLSRLSPDKDKVIYSEMLDKIGLSYFRLGKYDQARSYYSKIASMKGYEVYGKFQIADSYYNEQNYEKAGSLYKEVYNQFGETFYGEQAYYKYIMTLSLTGNTDAFEREKNNFMKVYPSSNLKGTITNLTTNMYIESGDTDKAIESLNTSSSNTDDVAVKENNTTKIITLKLQKKDYKDIEKYIAELPTEYERAYYSAQYYAAKKDSKAIKEYEKLLQSEKYKAYASKGLGDYYFDNKDLSKAKKYYSTYVNINKNPDEYILYRLGQANEKENNLKMALTDYKAVYSKNGKLANDAMLRAAEIYDKQENVAEAEKLFTKLYGVKNNKDLKSYSIEKLIYYKLVKNNTKEAKKLYDELKKLDAKRAEKFKAYF
- a CDS encoding DUF116 domain-containing protein, translated to MRKFYISLLKSLLYIAFIITTKFKKQKLNDYFSRKFLEINNDYVLKRIKKKLNGKILILLPHCIQLYDCEYKITSDINNCRVCGKCVVYNFVDIQKKYSNVEIKIATGGTLARKYVKEIRPHLIIAVACKRDLISGIKDAEPFLVYGVFNKIKAEPCINTTVVMDDIYKILDEINL
- a CDS encoding PocR ligand-binding domain-containing protein; the encoded protein is MKFKVSTSNFLDIEFFQTLQDRFAEEFGIASIITDVNGVPLTRPSNFTDFCINHVRGCELGLKKCQFFDAYGGCKAQINKKPIIYPCHAGLIDFASPIIMGDVQVGCFLCGQVLTEKPDEEKFRVYARELGINEEKYIEALRKVKILPYERIEYIANFLYKISSKMSNFIYYQNIGISANEFYKNIIDEFHKQLEIDEENKIKNKNSSFKNILNKISETLKINYKIDEKELSRINKNSDDISEKSSSIIKNIQETIKNFNNFDIS
- a CDS encoding response regulator transcription factor; protein product: MIKLLIVEDSEETVDLIRLILSNESDIKIFEANSIKEGISSVKKDIFDIILLDLSLPDGNGTYICEQVRKFPELYGKPFIIALTADTSQESVNKNLELGCDDYIKKPFDEQELLIRLRKFIKRLPQNKEVIIYENIKLFLSNKTMVYNDEFIDLSKNEFELLHYFIINRGLLLTRVNILDNVWKENLDISDKAVDQCLKRLRKKLPFLNDNLISKRGFGYILK